The following are encoded in a window of Magnolia sinica isolate HGM2019 chromosome 11, MsV1, whole genome shotgun sequence genomic DNA:
- the LOC131218158 gene encoding uncharacterized protein LOC131218158: MIRESKRPVVAAKLGFDNQISEEPVDNKIWVLAKGNIQIQIIRAARQYIILRVSEESLTHPLFILAVYASCFKDLRMALWDELRNTSCSMVGPWVVCGHFNTTTSPDERLGGPLQMTTVMTGFHEAISDSGLLDAGFLRTPYTWCNNRVGRSRRWVRLDRILINPEWMRNFSSCKVDQLTRAYSKHSPILLTFQVQPTPFPRPFRFQRIWTTHDNFFSTIKASWNDEITTTHMLKFVLKMKKLKTVLKSWNKEVFRDVNKNVQDAEKEVLKAEFTLLNSQTEEDTLKLNQAHANLKMAYLQEEIFWK; this comes from the coding sequence ATGATCAGAGAATCGAAGCGTCCAGTTGTGGCTGCCAAGCTGGGATTCGACAATCAGATATCTGAAGAACCGGTGGACAACAAAATCTGGGTTCTGGCTAAGGGGAACATTCAAATCCAAATAATCCGGGCAGCTAGGCAATACATTATTCTCAGGGTATCTGAGGAAAGTCTCACTCACCCTCTATTCATTTTGGCTGTGTATGCTAGTTGCTTCAAAGATCTTCGAATGGCTTTGTGGGATGAGCTAAGAAACACTTCATgctccatggtgggcccatgggtaGTCTGTGGACACTTCAACACCACTACCAGCCCTGACGAGAGGCTAGGCGGCCCGCTGCAGATGACAACAGTTATGACAGGCTTTCATGAGGCTATCAGTGATTCAGGGCTGCTGGACGCGGGATTCTTAAGAACTCCCTACACGTGGTGTAACAATAGAGTAGGGAGAAGTAGGAGATGGGTGAGACTTGACAGGATTCTGATCAATCCTGAATGGATGCGAAATTTTTCGAGCTGTAAAGTCGATCAACTAACAAGAGCATACTCTAAGCACTCCCCAATCCTTCTCACCTTTCAAGTTCAACCAACACCATTTCCCCGCCCATTCAGATTTCAGCGTATATGGACAACTCATGACAATTTCTTCTCAACAATTAAGGCTTCTTGGAATGATGAAATCACCACAACTCATATGCTCAAGTTCGTTCTCAAGATGAAAAAGCTGAAGACTGTGCTGAAATCTTGGAACAAAGAGGTCTTCAGAGATGTCAATAAAAATGTCCAAGACGCCGAGAAAGAAGTTCTCAAGGCTGAATTTACCCTGCTCAACTCGCAAACAGAAGAGGATACCCTCAAGCTCAACCAAGCCCATGCCAACCTGAAAATGGCCTATCTCCAAGAGGAAATTTTCTGGAAATAA